One segment of Rosa chinensis cultivar Old Blush chromosome 6, RchiOBHm-V2, whole genome shotgun sequence DNA contains the following:
- the LOC112172948 gene encoding putative UDP-glucuronate:xylan alpha-glucuronosyltransferase 3, whose product MRVPSPSPVEPRHRLSASASDDANKRRPQRNKVVKDIEKSLNSPAQDRSLNCKPTLKLVLAVIIVGTFATLSFSPVVHIVDHRSSSQSRLTSEHRLTRESAAADLHYVSSLDINWYEISDAVEKLTDVKDYQGVGLLNFNDDEIDHWKELLPDAEHIVLHLDHVSNNITWDSLYPEWIDEEEDFEVPTCPSLPKLKIPGKPRVDLVAVKLPCNNSGSWSRDVARLHLQLEAARLAASSKGYHQVHVLLVTDCFPIPNLFTGKELVIRRGNAWLYGPNLNTLRDKLQLPVGSCELAVPLKAKEHFHSERAHREAYATILHSANLYVCGAIAAAQSIRMSGSTRDLVILVDETITEYHREGLAAAGWKIHTIQRIRNPKAEPEAYNEWNYSKFRLWQLTDYDKIIFIDADMLILRNIDFLFEMPEISATGNNGTLFNSGVMVVEPSNFTFQLLMDHINEIVSYNGGDQGYLNEIFTWWHRIPKHMNFLKHFWEGDEPEKKERKTHLFQADPPILYVLHYLGNKPWLCFRDYDCNWNVDFLQEFASDVAHKRWWKVHDAMPGNLQKFCLLRSKQKAALEWDRRQAEKANYTDGHWKIKIKDKRLKTCFEDFCFWESMLWHWGEKNWTDNATVTLSPPALTTASISSS is encoded by the exons ATGAGAGTGCCTTCCCCAAGTCCCGTTGAGCCCAGGCACCGCCTCTCTGCTTCAGCAAg TGATGATGCTAACAAGAGAAGGCCCCAGAGAAATAAAGTTGTCAAAGACATAGAAAAGTCCCTTAACTCTCCTGCTCAAGATAGAAGTCTAAACTGCAAGCCCACCTTGAAACTTGTCTTGGCTGTTATAATAGTGGGGACTTTTGCGACACTCTCATTCTCTCCAGTTGTTCATATTGTAGATCATCGATCCAGTTCTCAATCTCG GCTAACTTCTGAACACAGATTGACAAGAGAGAGTGCTGCTGCAGATTTACATTACGTATCATCTTTAGACATTAATTGGTACGAAATTTCAGATGCTGTTGAGAAACTGACTGACGTAAAAGATTACCAGGGAGTTGGCCTATTGAACTTTAATGACGATGAGATTGACCATTGGAAGGAGCTCTTGCCAGATGCAGAGCATATTGTTCTACACCTTGACCATGTGTCAAACAACATAACATGGGACTCCTTGTACCCTGAATGgatagatgaagaagaagattttgAAGTTCCTACTTGTCCCTCTCTACCAAAGCTTAAGATTCCTGGAAAACCACGGGTTGATCTGGTTGCTGTCAAGCTTCCCTGTAACAACTCAGGCAGTTGGTCAAGAGATGTAGCTCGTTTGCATTTGCAGCTTGAAGCAGCAAGGCTTGCTGCCTCTTCCAAAGGGTATCACCAAGTGCATGTGCTTTTGGTGACTGATTGCTTCCCAATCCCAAATTTATTCACCGGCAAAGAGCTTGTTATACGTAGAGGGAATGCCTGGCTTTATGGTCCAAACCTGAATACATTGAGAGATAAGCTACAGCTCCCCGTAGGGTCATGTGAACTAGCAGTTCCTTTAAAGGCTAAAG AACATTTTCACTCGGAAAGAGCCCATCGAGAAGCATATGCAACAATCCTGCACTCTGCCAATTTATATGTTTGTGGAGCCATTGCTGCAGCTCAGAGCATTCGTATGTCTGGTTCAACACGAGATCTTGTCATACTTGTTGACGAAACCATCACTGAGTATCATCGAGAAGGATTGGCAGCTGCTGGGTGGAAGATCCACACAATCCAAAGAATCAGAAACCCTAAAGCTGAACCAGaagcatacaatgaatggaACTACAGCAAATTCCGTCTTTGGCAGTTGACTGATTATGACAAGATCATTTTCATTGATGCTGACATGCTTATACTCAGGAATATTGATTTCCTATTTGAGATGCCAGAAATATCAGCCACAGGAAATAATGGTACTTTGTTCAACTCAGGTGTGATGGTTGTTGAACCATCCAATTTTACATTCCAGCTGCTCATGGATCATATCAACGAGATTGTTTCCTACAATGGTGGGGACCAGGGGTATCTGAATGAGATATTCACATGGTGGCACAGGATTCCAAAACATATGAACTTCTTGAAGCACTTTTGGGAAGGTGATGAGCcggagaaaaaagaaaggaaaactcaCCTCTTTCAAGCTGATCCTCCGATCCTCTACGTCCTCCATTATCTGGGTAATAAGCCATGGCTTTGCTTCCGCGACTATGACTGCAACTGGAATGTGGATTTTTTGCAGGAGTTTGCGAGTGATGTTGCACATAAAAGGTGGTGGAAAGTGCATGATGCTATGCCAGGAAACTTGCAAAAGTTCTGTTTGCTTAGGTCCAAGCAGAAGGCGGCACTAGAGTGGGATCGGAGGCAAGCTGAGAAAGCAAATTACACTGATGGTCATtggaaaattaagataaaggaCAAGCGTTTGAAGACCTGCTTTGAGGATTTCTGCTTCTGGGAGAGCATGTTATGGCACTGGGGTGAAAAGAATTGGACAGATAATGCTACTGTTACTCTGTCACCTCCTGCACTTACTACTGCATCTATATCTTCTTCGTGA
- the LOC112173099 gene encoding uncharacterized protein LOC112173099 isoform X1, whose amino-acid sequence MELSTAWNSRASAISFAPRITPNTCSSSHFQHPSLPPQRLSFPFCPYPFRFVPSKSLTLQARKRNSEPEQQPLVSPTIIEEVSEDDEDDDDVILDDEASVDDDYYGDESAADEAELYDGDGGGGGGISLAGTWWDEKALGIAEEVILTFEGDLKIYAFKTLPNFNIQVRIEKLSNKSGSPSMEDIEAFSRTYRTRLDEAELARSVPENLCLEVSSPGVERVVRIPQDLDRYKDRPMYVKYVTETDATGSLSESDGVFRLVSFDMETKCCIWGVADVRINREKAGKGRPLNKKQREWRLNTTFDSLRLVRLYSDI is encoded by the exons ATGGAATTAAGCACAGCATGGAATTCCAGAGCCTCTGCTATCTCATTTGCACCACGCATCACTCCCAATACTTGCAGTAGCTCTCACTTCCAACACCCTTCTCTCCCACCTCAAAGGCTTTCTTTCCCATTTTGCCCGTACCCATTTCGCTTTGTTCCCAGCAAGTCCCTAACACTGCAGGCTCGCAAGCGAAACTCAGAGCCTGAGCAGCAGCCACTTGTCAGCCCAACCATTATTGAAGAGGTTTCAGAGGATGATGAAGACGACGACGACGTTATCTTGGATGACG AGGCATCAGTGGACGATGATTATTATGGGGATGAGTCTGCGGCGGATGAGGCTGAACTGTAT GATGGAGATGGAGGCGGAGGAGGTGGAATTTCACTTGCGGGGACATGGTGGGATGAAAAGGCATTGGGAATAGCTGAGGAAGTTATTCTGACCTTTGAGGGTGACTTGAAAATATATGCCTTTAAAACATTGCCAAATTTCAACATTCAAGTGCGCATTGAGAAGCTTTCGAATAA ATCTGGCTCCCCAAGTATGGAAGACATAGAAGCTTTTTCTAGAACCTATAGAACAAGACTGGACGAAGCAGAGCTTGCTCGATCAGTACCTGAGAATTTATGTCTTGAG GTGTCATCTCCAGGTGTAGAAAGGGTAGTTCGGATTCCACAAGATTTGGATCGGTATAAAGATCGACCTATGTATGTAAAATATGTAACTGAGACGGATGCAACTGGTTCATTGTCAGAAAGTGATGGTGTTTTCAGGCTTGTTTCTTTCGATATGGAAACAAAATGTTGCATCTGGGGTGTAGCAGACGTGAGGATTAATAGAGAAAAAGCAGGAAAGGGGAGACCACTTAACAAAAAGCAGCGGGAGTGGCGATTGAATACAACCTTTGATTCCTTACGTTTAGTCCGGTTGTATTCTGATATTTAA
- the LOC112173099 gene encoding uncharacterized protein LOC112173099 isoform X2 codes for MELSTAWNSRASAISFAPRITPNTCSSSHFQHPSLPPQRLSFPFCPYPFRFVPSKSLTLQARKRNSEPEQQPLVSPTIIEEVSEDDEDDDDVILDDEASVDDDYYGDESAADEAELYDGDGGGGGGISLAGTWWDEKALGIAEEVILTFEGDLKIYAFKTLPNFNIQVRIEKLSNKSGSPSMEDIEAFSRTYRTRLDEAELARSVPENLCLEV; via the exons ATGGAATTAAGCACAGCATGGAATTCCAGAGCCTCTGCTATCTCATTTGCACCACGCATCACTCCCAATACTTGCAGTAGCTCTCACTTCCAACACCCTTCTCTCCCACCTCAAAGGCTTTCTTTCCCATTTTGCCCGTACCCATTTCGCTTTGTTCCCAGCAAGTCCCTAACACTGCAGGCTCGCAAGCGAAACTCAGAGCCTGAGCAGCAGCCACTTGTCAGCCCAACCATTATTGAAGAGGTTTCAGAGGATGATGAAGACGACGACGACGTTATCTTGGATGACG AGGCATCAGTGGACGATGATTATTATGGGGATGAGTCTGCGGCGGATGAGGCTGAACTGTAT GATGGAGATGGAGGCGGAGGAGGTGGAATTTCACTTGCGGGGACATGGTGGGATGAAAAGGCATTGGGAATAGCTGAGGAAGTTATTCTGACCTTTGAGGGTGACTTGAAAATATATGCCTTTAAAACATTGCCAAATTTCAACATTCAAGTGCGCATTGAGAAGCTTTCGAATAA ATCTGGCTCCCCAAGTATGGAAGACATAGAAGCTTTTTCTAGAACCTATAGAACAAGACTGGACGAAGCAGAGCTTGCTCGATCAGTACCTGAGAATTTATGTCTTGAG GTGTAG
- the LOC112173905 gene encoding serine carboxypeptidase-like 42 → MGLFWFSVVLIGLVLVGVEGYPAEDLVVKLPGQPQVGFKQYAGYVDVDVKNGRSLFYYFVEADKQPDKKPLSLWLNGGPGCSSIGGGAFTELGPFYPTGDGRGLRKNPMSWNRASNLLFVESPAGVGWSYSNTSSDYNSGDASTARDMHTFLLKWYEKFPAYKSRELFLTGESYAGHYIPQLAVAILDHNKHSTGFKFNLKGVAIGNPLLKLDRDTPATYEYFWSHGMISDEIGLTIMNDCDFEDYEFATPHNVSIACNNAIATANSIVGEYINNYDVILDVCYPSIVEQELRLRKVATKISVGVDVCMTYERRFYFNLPEVQKALHANRTNLPYSWGMCSGVLNYSDTDGNLNMLPLLARIVKNRIPVWVFSGDQDSVVPLLGSRTLIRELAHDLKFQITVPYGAWFHKGQVGGWATEYGNLLTFATVRGAAHMVPYAQPSRSLHLFSSFVRNRRLPNTTRPPIDE, encoded by the exons ATGGGGTTGTTTTGGTTTAGTGTAGTTTTGATTGGATTGGTGCTTGTTGGGGTTGAGGGGTACCCAGCTGAGGATCTGGTGGTGAAGTTGCCTGGTCAGCCACAAGTTGGGTTTAAGCAGTATGCTGGGTATGTTGATGTGGATGTGAAAAATGGGAGGAGTTTGTTTTACTATTTTGTTGAAGCAGATAAGCAGCCTGATAAGAAGCCCCTATCTCTGTGGCTCAATGGag GTCCAGGCTGTTCCTCTATTGGTGGAGGTGCCTTCACAGAGTTGGGTCCTTTTTACCCTACAGGTGATGGTCGAGGCCTCCGAAAGAACCCAATGTCCTGGAATAGAG CATCTAATCTCCTCTTTGTTGAGTCTCCTGCTGGAGTTGGCTGGTCATACTCAAATACAAGTTCCGATTATAATTCTGGGGATGCCTCCACTG CAAGGGATATGCACACATTCTTGTTAAAATGGTATGAGAAGTTTCCAGCTTACAAATCTAGGGAGTTGTTTCTTACCGGAGAAAGCTATGCAG GGCACTACATACCGCAATTGGCTGTTGCTATATTGGACCATAATAAACATTCAACTGGTTTCAAGTTCAATCTCAAAGGGGTTGCT ATTGGGAATCCACTTCTGAAACTTGATCGTGATACACCGGCAACATATGAATATTTTTGGTCACATGGAATGATTTCTGATGAAATTGGCCTTACAATCATGAACGATTGTGATTTTGAGGATTATGAATTTGCAACGCCTCACAATGTAAGCATTGCATGCAATAATGCAATAGCTACAGCCAATAGCATAGTTGGCGAGTATATAAACAATTACGATGTGATCCTTGATGTTTGTTATCCATCTATAGTGGAGCAAGAATTGAGACTGCGGAAAGTG GCTACTAAGATAAGTGTTGGAGTTGATGTGTGTATGACATATGAACGCCGGTTTTATTTCAACCTTCCTGAGGTTCAGAAAGCCCTTCATGCAAATCGTACAAACTTGCCTTATAGCTGGGGAATGTGCAGCGG TGTTCTTAATTACAGTGATACTGATGGTAACCTAAACATGCTTCCCTTGCTGGCGAGGATAGTTAAAAATCGTATACCAGTTTGGGTTTTCAG TGGAGACCAAGATTCTGTTGTTCCACTATTGGGCTCCCGAACACTCATCCGTGAATTAGCACATGATCTAAAGTTCCAGATAACAGTGCCATATGGAGCTTGGTTTCACAAAGGCCAG GTGGGAGGTTGGGCAACGGAGTATGGAAATCTATTGACCTTTGCCACAGTAAGAGGTGCTGCTCATATGGTACCGTATGCTCAACCATCAAGATCATTGCACCTGTTCAGTTCATTTGTTCGTAATCGGAGATTGCCCAACACGACACGTCCTCCTATTGATGAATAA